Part of the Periplaneta americana isolate PAMFEO1 chromosome 4, P.americana_PAMFEO1_priV1, whole genome shotgun sequence genome is shown below.
tgccgaccacaccacctcattctagtgccgaggtcatggaaagcatggggctctacctctatgccccccaagtgccttcatggcatgttacggggatacctttacctttcttTTTTTTGTACTTATTTTAAATCCCGGCTTCTGAGTTTCGTAATCCAACGCTATCAAGGCTTCTTCAACGTCTTGTATCCTTCTTCCGATGATGACCACATCATTCCGCATAGCCTAAAATTTGTTGTGTCTTATTAGAAATGGTTCCATTAATTTGcacttcttattttattattgcaatgtgTAGGGCTATATTAAACAAGAGCGGGGCCAGCCTGGTtcctttcttcaatttaaaattttcagttgtgATCTTTCCTAATTTCACTGTTGCCTTTGGTTCAGATGACACAATTCTGCATACATTTATCAGTTTCCTTGGAAAACCGAGTTGATGCATGTGTCCCCATATTGTCTTAAGTATTTATTGACAgcttaaaggtacggtcacacatcgctacttttgcagcgctgcagtacaaaaaactgtgcaactctcgtactgcgacgtgcgaacaacggtgcaacctgaaaagtagcggctgccgaacctgctgctcactactttttcatgctgcgcgcagcttagaagtagcgacgtgtgaacagggttctcagggttgcagccgcagcattttttatatcggttttgttgaaacttttgctgcggttgcgaccagtgttgccacccaaatgtgccaatgatacttttattgcatggtagtattttaatgttagatgtgatgaaaataaattatttgtaacagttattaaatgcacaacacagtctgagcatatttgctgacgatataattcacttttttaattttctgtagcgtagtttcaaacaggagggttgccaacattgattacgtgaatatgcagttggttatcatttaagtatataggcgtttttaaaagctttatagtaaaaataatgccaatttctgaatactagttaggacagaaaagcaaataatagataagtaagctttcgcatgagtttattaataatgcgaacataaccacaaaatgtatattgagaagtcaacacggagatggaaacctgcagcatgactgcggctgcaaaagtagcgccttgtgtgtgaacagactcgcaacctccagttgcaacttttgctgcactcgggttgcgcagcacgaaaagtagtgtgcagcgcgctacttttggcttatgtgtgaacacgacacgcaacttctgcagctgcagtacaaaagttgcgcagcagaagtagcgacgtgtgaccataccttaaAGTAGATCAAATTTTGTTTCAGTGTGATTTTGGTTTGACTGCATTGTCcatgtaaatgtttataaatgTTACAACAATGCTCTGTCTTCCTTTCCATTTTCCTTTCTGTGATATTACACATATCTTCTgggaaataaagttaaaatgaaatattacgttttataaaatcggagtttttttttttttgttcttatttcTCAGAGTGGAATGTCTGAATTCTGTGCATGTTCGTAGTAATACAGCCCCTTTGTTATGGTGATTCCCTTCCCACGTGTTACAGGTCCACCGCTAATGCCAGCGCAAACGAGTTCAACATTCATGGCATTGAGTCTGATGGGTCCAGCTTTGGAAGTGATGACTCGTGGATTGGCAGGTAtgcaagaaaagaaatatatgCAGATGATGTATTGGAGAAATTCCGTAAATTATTTTACCTGGTCTATATGTATGTGTGCGTGTAATGCTCAGAGTTCAAGGGAAGATGGTTGCTATGTTGtgtgaaaaattagaaaaagttGCGTGAATTGAACTTTTGGCTATTCAATGATTGAATCCTCAAACATTTATGCTTTCTAGATTAAAAGGTATAGGATATGTAGAAATCTGAATGAAGTCGAGACCATGGCTGAAGACTTTTCGTTTCTTTGCAGCGTTGAAGACATATGCAGTGACAGCACCAACTCCGTTGATTTGTTTGCCCACAGGAAGTAAGTTCATTTCTCCACTAAGTGCTCTGATAGCTGAGAATTTCCTTGTCTTGTTCTTaatgctaaattattattattttttttgttgattGCGTAAAATCAAACAAAGACATGAATGCATTCAGTTATCTCGAAGAAAACAGTCCTTGCTATTTACAGCcaacataatattttgtttagAAGGAATATCATATTTGTTAAAATTGAGAGAAAACTTTGTGCATTACTTTACATGTGTAATTGGTCATTTACACTGATTCAGTATGAAAAACATCagatcagattaccaggaaacaattggcattcatacagtcctctccgtagattaaaaacaaaaaagtttcatatccatggttcaagaattaaaacagaaaatcaacgtctcgaatttaaaagaaaacttacaaattaaaccaaaccctttaacactattaaatatagcgtataatctaaatttaacacaagaaatactgaaatcagaagtaaacactgaaatgctgaaacaattgtctttagagacaattaatattaggtaccctccacaaaattggcttcatttatacatcgatggatccttgatctccagagaacaaggtgcaggtgcaggtgttacgtgctgtctcttctcactttatagatctcttggatatggaacaacaagttttgatggagaaatcgttgcaataagtgaaagtctcaggaatcttctctgccacatcaataaatttaaaaatgcagttatattgtcagactccaaagcagttattctatcaatagtctctagacacacatcttcatctcaaatagcagaaataaataaaatgctctctcaactcataacactctataaaagaattgtattccaatggataccatcccattgtggaatcctggaaaacgagaatgcggatgctttagcaaagaagggcagcactgctacttacagacctgttactaaatctacgtattactctgtgaaaagatttattaaatctacatacttagacttcaacaaacaaaatttgataacacaatcccaagggaaaaaatggaactctctgcatcataatccacagttgattcccgatttaccacgcaaatcatctgtagctgcatttagattagcaacaggccatgactgtttggccaagcatctgcatagaattggaatatatcagtcccctaactgcccattgtgcaactcaaatcaagaaatggattcagaacatctcaaaatctgtgcttcagtggctgaccatgacaatatctttgaaaaatattggagtgcaagaggtcaaatgactttattgtcaaacgcctggcattagaaaacaacaacaacaacttttacatTTGCATCTCAATTATATCACATTCAGAATCTGTCTGATGATAATAATGTACCGTATAATAGTTAGAGATCACATTACACATTTTGTTGATTATGATATTCTTTGAACACTTTCGGATGAAACAGTGGCTTGAATCATCATATGCCCACATATAATAGAAACTGAAAAGAGCAGCATTGCCAAATTTACATAATCAAGTGACCTCTTAGAAGTTGGTTGAATTCTATAGTGATACGAATCTATAAGAAAGGGAAcagagttactgctataattaCAGAGGAATCAGTTTGTTAAATACCGGTTGTAAAATTTTCTCCAACAGAATCAAAAACAAATTAGACGGATATTATGAGAACATATTAGGAGAAGAGCAGAATGGATTTAGGAAGGAAAGAGAGATCATACTGAAAACGTGTTTATAATTAAACTTATTATCCCATGTAAAGCTGCAGAAATTTCCTGAAAAATCCAAGGCCAGATAGACTACTAAGAGCTATTATTCTTATGAGAATAAAAGCATTATTGTTTAATAAGAAAATACAGCTCAACACAGTGGAAaagttcaatttaatttcttattgttaATCTGGTTGTACTGGTCTGGTTTTTGGCAGATGGATACTGTCTATTTGTTTACAGCAGGACTCACTGTAAGAGTAAACTTAGTGTAgagaacatttaaaattaatgaactAAAATCTGTTTAAAAGGTAATCATTCTGTCCTATAAGTTAGTAAATATGTATCAGACtattaacattaatatatattattttaatgtaccgaagtacatatgatatttccatgcagatattctgcgtcatcatacgatgaaagagtaatggaacagagaaaaattctctccggcgccgggatttgaacccgggttttcagctctacgtgctgatgctttatccactaagccataccggatacaactccgacgccggttagaatcgtctcagattaagttccaactcttgggttccctctagtggccgccctctgcactacgtcatagatgtctatgaacgcaagaccgaagtccacacatgtgctgaggtgcactcgatatgagtgactagttggccgggatccgacggaatctacatggaaatatcatatgtacttcggtacattaaaataatatatatgatatgcgtaaatcacttcgtgatttaagacggcgcttattccgtcggatccctgccaactagtcactcatatcgagtgcacctcagcacatgtgtggacttcggtcctgtgttcatagacatctatgacgtagtgcagagggcggccactagagggaacccaagagttggagcttaatctgagacgattctaaccggcgtcggagttgtatccggcgtggcttagtggataaagcatcagcacgtagagctgaaaacccgggttcaaatcccggcgccggagagaatttttctccgttccattactctttcatcgtattaacaTTAAGCATGGTTCCAGCAATACTTCATTAATATTTATAGGACTTGTAATGATTATGAAACAAATAGATGCTTTATCTAATCTGGCATTAAATTGTCTTTAATTGTATCATTTGATTACTACTTTGGAATGAAATTTATAAGGAAGGATATAAGATTCTTATGTGAaataatttcttcagaaaataactCCACCATTCCTCTTGAGCATAACATCCCAAGATAAGAAATGTTTCTCTACACCTTGCAAGAGTGATTTGGCTTCCACCACTGTCATTTCATCATTGTACCATTACTTCAGCTGCTTGTACACGatcaaatttttctttcaattcaatactttaccaagaaaacttgtcaaagatTGATCAGTATTGATTTGTCAAAGACTGTTTCGTATTGCTaaagatttgacaagattttTTAAACATGCTTCAAGTTCATTGCAACATATGTAGGTCTATGTACCACATAGTATCTCATAAATATGCAAATCATTTAGAGAATATCTAGACTATACGAAACAATATTTGTGTTGCTCAACTGTACGGTACCCTAAAACGAAGAAaattatgattaaatattgttttaaaacaaaatatttaggtCTGTCATTAGGTTATAAGTTAGAATCTTCTTTAAAAATGCATATATTGGTACTTGAATTGAGATATCGTATTTCACAGAACCCACAGTGTACAGGCATGAGTTTAATTCATATAACTGAATTAAATCTCAAACAACTTCTTTCGACCAGGATGCTATGTTTTTTTGTGGTCCTTGGCGCCATAATTTTTTCGAATTCCATTGGCGAATTCCTTTAAAGAATTATCAAGTGTTTGATAGAGTAGAGCATGTTCTTACTTTCAAGACAGTCTAAAgccttttaaaatattgtaagtgATTTGACAATCAATTAATCTTCTTAATGtagccagctgtttgctgacaacataaagtcgaCTATAGTCCACtgcagtctattcagttgttgtttttcacgagaaatgaggggtattttgatcggtgttcattatagatgcctgttgctagtagccagagttggggtgtagtcaatatatactgcagggctgtgtcttctgcaactggtactgatgattttaatttacttcttttgtggtttatggatggacagtatagaagaatgtgttccagatcttcatcatgattcttacaccacagacaagtaggattatcagaaatgtgaaatcggtgtaggtacaattgagtgacactgcgacctgttctggctcttgttaaaaatgtttgaacatgtctgggcaagtttttgtacatttccaggtcatttggtttcttttgtacagactgtaaaatttttcctttgtcagaagagagccaattgttgatccataggttagactttactgaagcaaaagcattggatagagatatcacttgaagagatcttggttacaaatatgttgcctgttttgcaatattatcgactttctcgtttccaggtataccacaatgactaggtatccattgaaatgttatttccttttggagttcttttagtttacttagttatttctgaattggaataattctatatgcatataggtttggtacatatttaattatattggagtcggtaagtatgcaaatagatttttcagaaatttgagtagcacactgaagagcagcatcaatatctagtaattcagtgtcaagactggaggaggatgaacatggtatgaaataactttcttgatattttggaagataataccctgctcctgatgtcccattattaggatttagagatccatctgtataaatttgaaggtgatccttatgtgtactgcagagtagttccatggaatctaacttaagaatgtatggaggatcatttttggaatgatttcctggaatttgtatgctattttctggaatcacccatttccatggaggaatttcgttcacaactggagttttagcaatgagtgtgtctgtgatatagattggtatttctttttttacacaggatatcatctgacagtttgaagaacatctgagatctggatgaggcttgcaattttaaatgtatttttagatccttttgtaatatatagtgtctgaGTGGTTGAATACTACATtaaatttctagggcaacagttgacgtggtttttggtactcgtaagcataatcttaaggctgagttttgaagaacagaaattttttgtagatgagttgctgatgctcctccccatatttcacatccatagatcaattttgatcgtatataagcattaGAAAACAGACGCATTGTCATGATATCTGATCCCCATTTCCTATTAGCTATGATCTTCAAAAGATTTAATAGTGGTAGACACTGCAAAGCAACATTcgttaaatgtgttttccataaaagtttttcatcaaaaattaatCCTAGGATCTTGGGAGTTGGATTGTACAAGTGATTTGACAATAAAACTTGTAAAGTATGGGTAAGTGTGTTATATTTGATGAAAATTTAATCATGTGCAAGCAGCTTTATACAGAGCATTTCATCAAATTTAAATGGTGTTTGTAGTTTAGAAGGCTTGAGCCATGCATTGTGTCATACTGCTTTGCTTATTTTTCAGAGTCAGAACATACGCATATCCCGACCGTCTCTCAAACCTAGCAATAGATGCATTTGCGCATTATGTGTCGGATTTTTTCAAAAAGTTAGTAGTGAAGGGCGAAGACTACGAGCAGCCGTGCCAGTCTTTACACAAACTGATAACGACAACGGTGCCTCCTGTGCTGGCCAACGAGCTGGCAGTCAAGGTTATACGACGCCTGTACTCCGCATACGTCGAGTCGTGCAATGGACAGCGCGAGAATTCTGACGAGGTGGTGCCGGCAGTGGTGGGAGCAGTGTTGCATCCATCGGTCATGAGGCTGGAGTGCATCCCCGAGGATCCCCACATCACTCTCCTCGACTTCCACAAGGTGATAAACTGCGAGCTGTTCTCCAAATCAATCCCCCGACTCTCGCACCTCAAGGCACTTGGTATGAGAGGCTTTTTCTCCAAATTAACTGCAGACATGAGTGCCTGCTTCCAGAACAGTCTAGAGGAGTTTGCCTCCTCCGCATACTGCCGTGACGAAGACATTAAACTCCTCTCCGAGAGCTGCAGTGACAGCTTGAAGCTGTTGAGTATTACCGACTCCATCTACTTCACTGATAAAAGCATTCCTTTCATTTTGCGTTTTAACAAGTTGGAGACATTACACGTGCTACATGTGGACTCCATGCTTTTCTCTCAGACAGCCCTCACGCAACTGTTGACAGGCTTGTCAGAAAGTGTGGATGGAGCTCCTCCACGGTCACTCCTGCTCAAGAGCTTCAGTTGCTACAGGCCCTCCGACTGTGATCTCAAGTTACTGGTGAAGAACTTCTGCAACCTTTCAAGTCTTGCCTTCCATAGAGTCTTCCATGGCGTAGAACTAACAGTCCTGTCACAGCTGCCGTATTTGAAGCACCTCTCTATGACGAAAATTAAATTCTCCCTTGCCAAATCCTTGCTTCAAAAGATGGGCACTCGGCTGGAATCGCTCACAGTGTCCGGTATTAGCATGAAGGACTTGGTTTTCATAGGAGAGACCTGCCCTTCGCTGACCTGCTTTTCCATTGCGGACTGCTCTATTAAAGGTCTTCCAGAATTCACCTGCTACTGGAAGCTCTCTCAGGCTCATCCCCTTCCAGAGTTCCCATCTGTCCGCTGCCTTCACCTGGATCTGATCGATGGCTATGTGGTGGAGTACTTGATGTCACGATACGTGAATCTCAGGAAGCTGTACATCACCAACTGTGAGGACCACTTCTTGTACTTGAAAATTATACAGAAGGAGCATGTCAGGCATCTGGAAGAGGCCTTCTTGCATCATAACATGGTTATAGAGTTTTCTGAACATGGCCCAATTATAAGAAGGTTCTTGAAAGATAGAAGTGTGACAGTTCACACGATATATGTAAAGAAATAAGAGGACTCACACAATGAAGACTCACATCCAGTTTGGCATCTGCTTCATTTCAAGAGAATGAGTTTATCACTGTgctaaatttttaaaatgaattgtatAGGGTTTTTCAGAAGTAAGAGGTAAttttaatagttaatattttcttcatcTCCTGTACAATCTTAAAACTTCTGGCACTGGCCTATGACCCAAGATATGAAATTTTTTTGCATCACCATGACAACGAGTTTGTTTCTGTTGTAGTTACATATTTTCaacgaatttaaataaaatgtgttttacTGAGTTCTATTTGTAGAAAAAATGGTTTCACCTCTGCAAATTCTATCAAGCTTATTCTATGTTATTATGAATGTGGACGCAGTTTTCCAGCAGTGGGTTGAAAATAGGATGACAAAAACTGTTACAGTAAATGGTGAACGTTATTTGaatatacttaaaaattatgCTATTCCGATTTTAAGAAATCGAaacattaaggcccaattgtacaaaactccctgactaaagatcaactttgatcgaagatcgaaaagtgaaccgagttcagacacttcttctattgtataaaacttttctgcgatcaaattagcttagttcaaatgcaatctaagttcacgtgaaaaggatttggcaacagtgcataaacaggtgaaatatgttatgcgcggaccatgtttcggactttaactctttttcaacgacaatttcttttaacttttatattgcttaaatagggatttagggaactttttagcaccccatagtgacaaaatttaatctttctttgttgataatgagaaatctagcgactttacaactatttggcgactttccgtacactctgttggagacactggtttgttttgtgcattgtaaataatggcgaacaATAAGAAGATTGACCGTTTTCCAAATTgctatcatgttatggtgtttgatactgctaaacataataaagctttataaaacaacaattttcgtttagtaatacagttaattgaaaatttatgaatgtgcctatcatatccatgaataattaatggttgttataaacataatataattataggttatgttatttgatactgctgaacacgatagagccttataaaatataagattgtttgtgtattgagacaagaaattgaaaaaaaatatatatataaatgtatctgccatatgtattaatattaataataatggttattctttttgcacaatctgccacttgtatatttcaaacaggaaagaaataactgaacttggatcatctaacttaatcggagaaatttcttcagtcaaagttgactttagtttgagacaaattaatctcagattagattttatacaacacagaattccaagttcagctagaacaaggatcaatttaacctctgatctaagattaaatggtttatacaaacGGCCCTAAAAATAGCATATTCTGCAGAATGGTGCACCTCCTCACATCTTTAACTCCATAAAAGAATTGTTAGATAAAAATTTTAGTAGTTCtgttatcagtaggcactttcgtGCAAGATCGCCAGGTcgcagtataagaagaatcagtaaggacaactcttgtcggcacctttgatgttgttggtactaaattcaagctcagtaaggtctagttctcagtgaatccaactatgtcgctagtatcaaaccactatcaaaatattagtaaaatatttatttatttactttattggtcagtaatacgaataatcttgtatgtatattatctgtcattaatattatgtcgctaggaagtcaaaatacttatatccattgttgacgttcatgttcgcacttcaccgcaacggacgccgtgatgtattatgttgtacttggatcagttttaccaacataagcctcaaacagtgacttgaacgttagcgtcaattagtgaatattttcatgatgattgcatatggaagtaattattattgtggttatattgccattcctttgcctcatgtctttaaaattgttaaaagatgagtaatgaatgttttcagttaatattaaattatgccagccctgttgtagatggagatccatctggtggaggttccagataatacacccggtttcgtgacatgcgcactcagaatttgttccgacgaaatggcttaggtgtcttcactgtatgttctctatactgtggccaGGTATTAACCCAGCAGATTATTTTTTGTGGGGCTTCCTGAAGGAAAGATTGTTCTTGAGTAAACATTTGACAATAATTTTGATCTATTTACTGAATAACACTAATCAATTATTGatgagttgaacgactgcgtcaCACACTGTAACAGATAGTCCAGAACACGAACTCAGAGTTGCTGTACACAGCATTGAAGAGAGGCTGTTActgtacaagaacaaaatggtggacTCTTATGGTGAAGTTATGGCAATAAGTTGTGATCCAAAAATtccatttcttttgtaataagcCAGTAACAGTTTTTTTAAGATTGCatacaaaataaaggaaatacgAGCTATTAAAGTTactcttacttttgaaaactgcTATACTATAAGAGAATGAAAATGACATGTCACAAATCGTAGCTTAAAGTGAGTGCTGATCAGAGGACCACAGTGTGCATCTCTTATACAAGAAACTGTTTTGAAGGGTGTGTGTGAATACCATTAGGTATACGGGGAAAAACTTTAGTCTCAAAGCATAAACTAATTtctatattgtattcattttataATTACAGAAAACTTTTCAGTTAATGTATACTGTTTCTTCCATGTACCATTTTATATAAAAGCACAGAACTCGGTAACAGTGTTGTGGTGTTCTCGAAGGTGGGAGTCTGGCTCTGTTATGATTTTAGATACAGCACAGCATGTGAAACAGTTCCCTGGAAGAAACTGTAGCATTCATGTTGAAGGATTTTTGCTATAAGGAAAATCAGGTGAAGTGA
Proteins encoded:
- the LOC138698669 gene encoding uncharacterized protein isoform X2 — protein: MSDTNSGSSRDRPNHSRKRSVDKSKWKGSMDVVKVEPESDSETLPSSPQTDDVKQETPFTFVEVKQEVEDTLWEPPAVKKELKDDDVSVEEPEVCLESMEERDSVLGDISSDDRWMSSSDDRSTANASANEFNIHGIESDGSSFGSDDSWIGSVEDICSDSTNSVDLFAHRKVRTYAYPDRLSNLAIDAFAHYVSDFFKKLVVKGEDYEQPCQSLHKLITTTVPPVLANELAVKVIRRLYSAYVESCNGQRENSDEVVPAVVGAVLHPSVMRLECIPEDPHITLLDFHKVINCELFSKSIPRLSHLKALGMRGFFSKLTADMSACFQNSLEEFASSAYCRDEDIKLLSESCSDSLKLLSITDSIYFTDKSIPFILRFNKLETLHVLHVDSMLFSQTALTQLLTGLSESVDGAPPRSLLLKSFSCYRPSDCDLKLLVKNFCNLSSLAFHRVFHGVELTVLSQLPYLKHLSMTKIKFSLAKSLLQKMGTRLESLTVSGISMKDLVFIGETCPSLTCFSIADCSIKGLPEFTCYWKLSQAHPLPEFPSVRCLHLDLIDGYVVEYLMSRYVNLRKLYITNCEDHFLYLKIIQKEHVRHLEEAFLHHNMVIEFSEHGPIIRRFLKDRSVTVHTIYVKK
- the LOC138698669 gene encoding uncharacterized protein isoform X3: MDVVKVEPESDSETLPSSPQTDDVKQETPFTFVEVKQEVEDTLWEPPAVKKELKDDDVSVEEPEVCLESMEERDSVLGDISSDDRWMSSSDDSSLDVSNVVPVRSWPMALFRQWSTANASANEFNIHGIESDGSSFGSDDSWIGSVEDICSDSTNSVDLFAHRKVRTYAYPDRLSNLAIDAFAHYVSDFFKKLVVKGEDYEQPCQSLHKLITTTVPPVLANELAVKVIRRLYSAYVESCNGQRENSDEVVPAVVGAVLHPSVMRLECIPEDPHITLLDFHKVINCELFSKSIPRLSHLKALGMRGFFSKLTADMSACFQNSLEEFASSAYCRDEDIKLLSESCSDSLKLLSITDSIYFTDKSIPFILRFNKLETLHVLHVDSMLFSQTALTQLLTGLSESVDGAPPRSLLLKSFSCYRPSDCDLKLLVKNFCNLSSLAFHRVFHGVELTVLSQLPYLKHLSMTKIKFSLAKSLLQKMGTRLESLTVSGISMKDLVFIGETCPSLTCFSIADCSIKGLPEFTCYWKLSQAHPLPEFPSVRCLHLDLIDGYVVEYLMSRYVNLRKLYITNCEDHFLYLKIIQKEHVRHLEEAFLHHNMVIEFSEHGPIIRRFLKDRSVTVHTIYVKK
- the LOC138698669 gene encoding uncharacterized protein isoform X1; translated protein: MSDTNSGSSRDRPNHSRKRSVDKSKWKGSMDVVKVEPESDSETLPSSPQTDDVKQETPFTFVEVKQEVEDTLWEPPAVKKELKDDDVSVEEPEVCLESMEERDSVLGDISSDDRWMSSSDDSSLDVSNVVPVRSWPMALFRQWSTANASANEFNIHGIESDGSSFGSDDSWIGSVEDICSDSTNSVDLFAHRKVRTYAYPDRLSNLAIDAFAHYVSDFFKKLVVKGEDYEQPCQSLHKLITTTVPPVLANELAVKVIRRLYSAYVESCNGQRENSDEVVPAVVGAVLHPSVMRLECIPEDPHITLLDFHKVINCELFSKSIPRLSHLKALGMRGFFSKLTADMSACFQNSLEEFASSAYCRDEDIKLLSESCSDSLKLLSITDSIYFTDKSIPFILRFNKLETLHVLHVDSMLFSQTALTQLLTGLSESVDGAPPRSLLLKSFSCYRPSDCDLKLLVKNFCNLSSLAFHRVFHGVELTVLSQLPYLKHLSMTKIKFSLAKSLLQKMGTRLESLTVSGISMKDLVFIGETCPSLTCFSIADCSIKGLPEFTCYWKLSQAHPLPEFPSVRCLHLDLIDGYVVEYLMSRYVNLRKLYITNCEDHFLYLKIIQKEHVRHLEEAFLHHNMVIEFSEHGPIIRRFLKDRSVTVHTIYVKK
- the LOC138698669 gene encoding uncharacterized protein isoform X4, with amino-acid sequence MEERDSVLGDISSDDRWMSSSDDSSLDVSNVVPVRSWPMALFRQWSTANASANEFNIHGIESDGSSFGSDDSWIGSVEDICSDSTNSVDLFAHRKVRTYAYPDRLSNLAIDAFAHYVSDFFKKLVVKGEDYEQPCQSLHKLITTTVPPVLANELAVKVIRRLYSAYVESCNGQRENSDEVVPAVVGAVLHPSVMRLECIPEDPHITLLDFHKVINCELFSKSIPRLSHLKALGMRGFFSKLTADMSACFQNSLEEFASSAYCRDEDIKLLSESCSDSLKLLSITDSIYFTDKSIPFILRFNKLETLHVLHVDSMLFSQTALTQLLTGLSESVDGAPPRSLLLKSFSCYRPSDCDLKLLVKNFCNLSSLAFHRVFHGVELTVLSQLPYLKHLSMTKIKFSLAKSLLQKMGTRLESLTVSGISMKDLVFIGETCPSLTCFSIADCSIKGLPEFTCYWKLSQAHPLPEFPSVRCLHLDLIDGYVVEYLMSRYVNLRKLYITNCEDHFLYLKIIQKEHVRHLEEAFLHHNMVIEFSEHGPIIRRFLKDRSVTVHTIYVKK
- the LOC138698669 gene encoding uncharacterized protein isoform X5, with translation MEERDSVLGDISSDDRWMSSSDDRSTANASANEFNIHGIESDGSSFGSDDSWIGSVEDICSDSTNSVDLFAHRKVRTYAYPDRLSNLAIDAFAHYVSDFFKKLVVKGEDYEQPCQSLHKLITTTVPPVLANELAVKVIRRLYSAYVESCNGQRENSDEVVPAVVGAVLHPSVMRLECIPEDPHITLLDFHKVINCELFSKSIPRLSHLKALGMRGFFSKLTADMSACFQNSLEEFASSAYCRDEDIKLLSESCSDSLKLLSITDSIYFTDKSIPFILRFNKLETLHVLHVDSMLFSQTALTQLLTGLSESVDGAPPRSLLLKSFSCYRPSDCDLKLLVKNFCNLSSLAFHRVFHGVELTVLSQLPYLKHLSMTKIKFSLAKSLLQKMGTRLESLTVSGISMKDLVFIGETCPSLTCFSIADCSIKGLPEFTCYWKLSQAHPLPEFPSVRCLHLDLIDGYVVEYLMSRYVNLRKLYITNCEDHFLYLKIIQKEHVRHLEEAFLHHNMVIEFSEHGPIIRRFLKDRSVTVHTIYVKK